The proteins below come from a single Natrinema sp. SYSU A 869 genomic window:
- a CDS encoding poly(R)-hydroxyalkanoic acid synthase subunit PhaE has product MSDSQPPMQDWNAFAEQWNEQFLEALEDNMEAQAQFVESWSETVGEVSEDNEISDGVEGYARAYETWMNASQQMVERMNDQLEGEDVDVEEFRDIWLNTANEAFKDVMSTTAFAKMTGETVGDVLEMQQQADEAAQETLRSLGFATQDDVVEIGDRLVELERRQHTVEQKLDRVLDHLEDEQ; this is encoded by the coding sequence ATGTCAGATTCACAACCCCCGATGCAAGACTGGAACGCGTTCGCCGAACAGTGGAACGAACAGTTCCTCGAGGCGCTCGAGGACAATATGGAAGCCCAGGCGCAGTTCGTCGAGAGCTGGTCCGAGACCGTCGGCGAGGTCAGCGAGGACAACGAAATCTCCGACGGCGTCGAGGGCTACGCCCGCGCCTATGAGACGTGGATGAACGCCTCTCAGCAGATGGTCGAACGGATGAACGACCAGCTCGAGGGCGAGGACGTCGACGTCGAGGAATTCCGTGACATCTGGCTCAACACGGCCAACGAGGCGTTCAAGGACGTCATGTCGACGACCGCCTTCGCCAAGATGACCGGCGAGACCGTCGGCGATGTCCTCGAGATGCAACAGCAGGCCGACGAGGCCGCCCAGGAGACGCTCCGCTCGCTCGGCTTTGCAACCCAGGACGATGTCGTCGAGATCGGTGACCGCCTCGTCGAACTCGAGCGCCGCCAGCACACCGTCGAGCAGAAACTCGACCGCGTTCTCGATCACCTCGAAGACGAGCAATGA
- a CDS encoding AbrB/MazE/SpoVT family DNA-binding domain-containing protein, translated as MTDDTDRSAWFPPAMFTEQMQEAGEQVAESQQEMMKQLLQATSANPLENTSAFGPMNMGTATFKARVQSGGRISIPGPEREALDIEEGDIVQTIVVPVKRNREDQS; from the coding sequence ATGACGGACGACACCGACCGGTCGGCCTGGTTCCCGCCTGCGATGTTCACCGAACAGATGCAGGAAGCGGGCGAACAGGTCGCCGAATCCCAGCAGGAGATGATGAAACAGTTGCTGCAGGCCACGTCGGCGAATCCGCTCGAGAACACGTCGGCCTTCGGGCCGATGAATATGGGCACAGCGACGTTCAAGGCCCGCGTCCAGAGCGGCGGTCGGATCAGCATTCCCGGTCCCGAACGGGAAGCCCTCGACATCGAGGAGGGCGATATCGTCCAGACGATCGTCGTTCCCGTCAAACGCAACCGAGAGGACCAATCATGA
- a CDS encoding MaoC family dehydratase: protein MPHQNAGEDNLAAMTNAWSAMTRGFLRTATAANRAAVSAMLPPDDGETDSEANRVAPPIPSVDHSDLNWQFDRTVDDPEGISVGDTVTFEKALTDDDVRAFAAVSGDTNRLHLDDDFASETRFDERIVHGTLVSGLISAALARLPGLTIYLSQDLEFSGPVGIGDQVSARVEIVEDLGNDQYRLETVVRNEDDDATVIDGEAVVLIDDLPAE, encoded by the coding sequence ATGCCCCACCAGAACGCTGGCGAAGACAACCTCGCTGCCATGACGAACGCGTGGTCGGCTATGACGCGAGGATTTCTTCGAACTGCAACTGCGGCGAACCGTGCCGCCGTCTCTGCGATGCTTCCACCTGACGACGGCGAAACTGACTCGGAGGCGAACAGGGTCGCTCCGCCAATCCCATCGGTTGATCACTCCGATCTCAACTGGCAGTTCGATCGCACCGTCGACGATCCCGAGGGGATTAGCGTCGGCGACACCGTCACGTTCGAGAAGGCGCTGACCGACGATGACGTCCGGGCCTTCGCCGCGGTTAGCGGCGATACGAACCGGCTCCACCTCGACGATGACTTCGCGTCCGAGACCCGCTTCGACGAGCGCATCGTCCACGGCACCCTCGTCTCCGGACTCATCAGCGCCGCCCTGGCTCGACTCCCCGGACTCACTATCTACCTCTCGCAGGATCTCGAGTTCAGTGGGCCCGTCGGTATCGGCGACCAGGTGTCGGCCCGTGTCGAAATCGTCGAAGACCTCGGCAACGATCAGTATCGACTCGAGACGGTCGTCCGCAACGAGGACGACGATGCGACCGTGATCGACGGCGAGGCCGTCGTTCTGATCGACGACCTGCCCGCCGAGTAG
- a CDS encoding phosphomannomutase — protein sequence MTLFGTAGIRGPVEDVSPSLALSVGQAAGEPGETVVVGRDGRETGPALAAAMEAGLESAGADVRRVGQVPTPALAFASQGRRGVMLTASHNPPEDNGIKLFADGVEYDSDAERIIDDRVASDDSRLARWDQWGDAEGLSVLDQYWSAVETYVREQFGGQTQDGEQSSASEPLEGLRIAVDCGNGVGALATPQILERLGGTVVAVNASVDGHFPGRGSKPTPETLSEFTDFLAEGSEARRALNHASSAERSSADRRAAEPRDGGETASVDFDLGLAHDGDADRLVVLGPDGEIIHEDTVLAVVAAHYTAASDVGDPVVVTTPNASARIDERVRAAGGRVERVRLGALHEGVARERAAGTDDTEIVFAAEPWKHIHTAFGGWIDGVASAAVVAALVADAGATDRLREPVTERPYRKVSVECPDAAKVDTMAALETDLPETFPDATVNTDYGVRLEFEDASWLLVRPSGTEPYVRLYAESESVDELVAEARTVIETAVERSR from the coding sequence ATGACGCTCTTTGGGACCGCAGGAATCCGTGGCCCGGTCGAGGATGTCTCGCCATCGCTGGCGCTTTCCGTCGGCCAGGCTGCGGGCGAACCCGGGGAAACAGTCGTCGTCGGTCGCGACGGCCGGGAGACGGGCCCGGCACTCGCAGCGGCGATGGAGGCCGGCCTCGAGAGCGCCGGCGCGGATGTCCGCCGCGTCGGCCAGGTACCAACGCCGGCGCTCGCCTTCGCCTCGCAGGGGCGACGGGGCGTGATGCTCACCGCGAGTCACAACCCGCCCGAGGACAACGGCATCAAACTCTTCGCGGACGGCGTCGAGTACGACAGCGACGCCGAACGAATCATCGACGACCGGGTCGCGAGCGACGATTCCCGGCTCGCCCGCTGGGACCAGTGGGGCGACGCCGAGGGACTCTCGGTGCTCGATCAGTACTGGTCCGCCGTCGAGACGTACGTCCGGGAGCAGTTCGGCGGTCAAACCCAGGACGGCGAGCAATCGTCAGCAAGTGAACCGCTCGAGGGCCTTCGGATTGCCGTCGACTGCGGGAACGGCGTCGGCGCGCTCGCGACACCGCAGATTCTCGAGCGACTCGGCGGGACAGTTGTCGCCGTCAATGCCTCCGTCGACGGTCACTTCCCCGGGCGCGGGAGCAAACCGACGCCCGAGACGCTCTCGGAGTTCACCGACTTTCTCGCGGAGGGTAGCGAGGCACGACGCGCCTTGAACCACGCGAGTAGCGCGGAACGCAGTTCCGCGGACCGTCGAGCGGCTGAGCCGCGAGACGGCGGTGAAACCGCGAGCGTCGACTTCGATCTCGGGCTGGCCCACGACGGTGACGCCGATCGACTCGTCGTCCTCGGCCCTGACGGCGAAATCATTCACGAGGATACCGTCCTCGCAGTCGTCGCGGCCCACTACACGGCGGCGAGCGATGTCGGCGACCCCGTCGTCGTCACGACACCCAACGCCTCCGCTCGGATCGACGAACGGGTCCGTGCGGCCGGCGGCCGGGTCGAACGCGTCCGGCTGGGAGCGCTCCACGAGGGAGTCGCCCGCGAACGCGCTGCCGGGACCGACGACACGGAGATCGTCTTCGCCGCCGAACCCTGGAAGCACATCCACACCGCCTTCGGCGGCTGGATCGACGGCGTCGCCAGCGCCGCAGTCGTCGCCGCGCTCGTCGCCGACGCCGGCGCCACCGATCGGCTCCGGGAGCCGGTCACCGAACGGCCCTACCGAAAGGTCAGTGTCGAGTGTCCGGACGCGGCCAAAGTCGACACGATGGCCGCCCTCGAGACGGACCTCCCCGAGACGTTTCCGGACGCGACAGTCAACACGGATTATGGCGTCCGCCTCGAGTTCGAGGACGCTTCGTGGCTGCTCGTCCGACCGAGCGGCACCGAACCCTATGTGCGTCTCTACGCTGAGAGCGAATCGGTCGACGAACTCGTCGCCGAAGCACGAACGGTCATCGAGACGGCAGTCGAGAGGAGCCGGTAA
- the cdd gene encoding cytidine deaminase — protein sequence MNDLIDAARDIQDRAHVPYSDYRVGAALETEDGEVFVGCNLENANYSNSLHAEEVAIAEAVKNGHREFSRLAVSSNRRDGVTPCGMCRQTLSEFCDDDLVVLCDDGDDEVTEYTLGELLPNTISQDTLE from the coding sequence ATGAACGACTTGATCGACGCCGCTCGCGACATCCAAGACCGGGCACACGTTCCCTACTCTGACTACCGGGTCGGTGCCGCCCTCGAAACCGAAGACGGCGAGGTCTTCGTCGGCTGTAACCTTGAGAACGCGAACTATAGCAACAGCCTCCACGCCGAGGAGGTCGCAATCGCCGAGGCGGTCAAGAACGGCCACCGCGAGTTCTCGCGACTCGCCGTGAGTTCAAACCGCCGCGACGGCGTCACTCCCTGTGGCATGTGCCGCCAGACCCTCTCCGAGTTCTGCGACGACGACCTCGTCGTGCTCTGTGACGACGGGGACGACGAGGTAACTGAGTACACTCTCGGCGAACTCCTGCCGAACACGATCTCACAGGACACGCTCGAATAG
- a CDS encoding DUF488 domain-containing protein, with the protein MADADEHETAGADESNDIVGNEDADGSSGTLTDTYVAAIQHELVDLPADATRVGVVRKPTSWFHGTVDENLPELGPPADLLETFRQREEDMKMQGLCEEGAHNAAWDEVGFEDAYQEYLEESADAQAAIDDLESRLAAGESLALVCFENTEKKRCHRTVLRDVLSDGSSE; encoded by the coding sequence ATGGCCGACGCAGACGAGCACGAGACCGCGGGGGCCGACGAGAGCAACGATATCGTCGGGAACGAGGACGCTGACGGAAGCAGTGGAACCCTCACCGACACCTACGTCGCCGCGATCCAGCACGAATTGGTCGATCTTCCCGCCGATGCAACCCGGGTCGGCGTCGTCCGCAAACCCACGTCGTGGTTTCACGGCACTGTCGACGAGAACCTGCCCGAACTCGGCCCGCCAGCGGACCTGCTCGAGACGTTCCGCCAGCGCGAGGAGGACATGAAGATGCAGGGCCTCTGCGAGGAGGGCGCCCACAACGCCGCGTGGGACGAAGTGGGGTTCGAGGACGCGTATCAGGAGTACCTCGAGGAGTCAGCCGACGCGCAGGCGGCAATCGACGACCTCGAGTCGCGCTTGGCCGCGGGCGAGTCGCTGGCGCTGGTCTGTTTCGAGAACACCGAGAAGAAGCGGTGTCATCGGACGGTTCTCCGGGACGTGCTCTCGGACGGATCTTCGGAGTGA
- a CDS encoding nucleoside phosphorylase, with product MTGDDIDDSEDPNSDVQYHLEVGSEDVADTVLLPGNPERLEKIVAFWDDHEIRAHHREYRTATGSYEGTPISVTSTGIGSPSAAIAVEELARVGVDTFVRVGSCGAIQPEMAVGDLVITTGAVRQEGTSNEYVREDYPAAADHEVVSALVAAAERLGYDYHTGVTMSADSFYAGQGRPGFDGFEAAGADDLVDELKAANVKNIEMEASAILTLANLYGLRAGAVCTVYANRETGEFRTEGESRAAETATLATHLLAKMDTVKREAGVDRWHAGLSLE from the coding sequence ATGACCGGCGACGATATCGACGACAGCGAAGACCCGAACTCCGATGTCCAATACCACCTCGAGGTCGGCTCCGAGGACGTAGCGGATACCGTACTGCTCCCCGGGAATCCCGAACGCCTCGAGAAAATCGTCGCCTTCTGGGACGACCACGAGATCCGGGCTCACCATCGCGAGTATCGGACGGCGACGGGATCGTACGAAGGAACGCCGATCTCAGTCACCTCCACCGGCATCGGCAGTCCCTCCGCTGCGATCGCCGTCGAGGAACTGGCCCGTGTCGGCGTCGACACGTTCGTTCGGGTCGGCTCCTGTGGCGCGATCCAGCCCGAGATGGCTGTCGGCGATCTGGTCATCACCACTGGTGCGGTCCGCCAGGAGGGGACGAGCAACGAGTACGTCCGCGAGGACTACCCAGCCGCTGCGGACCATGAGGTCGTCTCGGCGCTGGTCGCTGCTGCCGAGCGACTCGGCTACGACTACCACACCGGCGTCACGATGAGTGCGGACTCGTTCTACGCCGGCCAGGGACGACCCGGCTTCGACGGGTTCGAGGCCGCCGGAGCCGACGACCTGGTCGACGAACTCAAAGCAGCGAACGTCAAAAACATCGAGATGGAGGCCAGCGCTATCCTAACGCTCGCGAACCTGTACGGCCTCCGAGCGGGCGCGGTCTGTACCGTCTACGCCAACCGCGAGACCGGCGAGTTCCGTACTGAAGGCGAGTCCCGCGCCGCCGAAACCGCAACGCTCGCGACTCACCTTCTCGCGAAAATGGACACCGTCAAACGCGAGGCCGGCGTCGACCGCTGGCACGCCGGCTTGTCGCTCGAGTAG
- a CDS encoding mechanosensitive ion channel domain-containing protein, with protein sequence MVEWQPFLNEPAVIAAAVLALGLVVGYLVGRLNEELLSASGVPEAVEGTPFERTAQSIGTSTVEIVARLSSWFIYGIAVLTAIHIAQLLDTDAFWLRVTEFIPQLFIAVLVLILGFIVADKSELIVSEYLRGVKLPEVSIIPKVVKYSVLYVTFIIALGQVGVHVLALLILLTVYAVGIVIVGTVAFKDFLVSSAAGIYLLLNQPYGIGDEIRIGDQTGIVQEVDLFVTKIENDSEEYIVPNRKVFEDGIIRMRD encoded by the coding sequence ATGGTAGAGTGGCAGCCGTTCCTCAATGAACCGGCCGTTATAGCGGCGGCGGTACTCGCGCTCGGTCTCGTCGTCGGCTATCTCGTCGGCCGGCTCAACGAAGAATTGCTCTCGGCATCGGGCGTTCCGGAGGCCGTCGAGGGAACCCCCTTCGAGCGGACGGCACAGTCGATCGGTACGTCGACGGTCGAGATCGTCGCGCGGCTGAGTTCGTGGTTTATCTATGGAATCGCAGTGTTGACCGCGATCCACATCGCGCAGTTACTGGACACGGACGCCTTCTGGCTCCGCGTCACGGAGTTCATCCCGCAGCTGTTTATCGCCGTCCTCGTACTCATCCTCGGCTTTATCGTCGCGGACAAGTCCGAACTGATCGTCAGCGAGTATCTGCGGGGCGTCAAGCTCCCCGAGGTGTCGATCATCCCGAAGGTCGTCAAGTACTCCGTTCTCTACGTTACCTTCATCATCGCGCTCGGTCAGGTCGGCGTCCACGTTCTCGCACTGCTGATCCTGCTGACGGTCTACGCCGTGGGTATCGTCATCGTCGGCACCGTCGCCTTCAAGGACTTCCTCGTCTCGAGTGCCGCCGGCATCTACCTGTTGCTCAACCAGCCCTACGGGATCGGTGACGAGATCCGGATCGGGGACCAAACAGGGATCGTCCAGGAGGTCGACCTGTTCGTTACCAAGATCGAGAACGACTCGGAGGAGTATATCGTCCCGAATCGGAAGGTCTTCGAGGACGGCATCATCCGGATGCGAGACTGA
- the dacZ gene encoding diadenylate cyclase DacZ, which produces MAGLDDVFGDIFASVDAVVLFSPSGSYYERFTAVDDLDVVVVGTENAVGAETFVELPLEFEEITDRIRFGLEGALEQGVIEGGDDLACATSVFSDGIDTVSRVRADIETQTGIYDLFVKSRADPEVVKAVLELAIELGQKGQKGKPVGALFIVGDAGKVMNKSRPLSYNPFEKSHVHVGDPIVNVMLKEFSRLDGAFIISDAGKIVSAYRYLEPSAEGIDIPKGLGARHMSGAAITRDTNAISIVLSESDGLVRAFKAGELILEVDPEAY; this is translated from the coding sequence ATGGCCGGGTTAGACGACGTGTTCGGGGATATCTTTGCGAGTGTTGATGCTGTCGTGCTCTTTTCGCCGAGCGGCTCATACTACGAGCGATTCACGGCTGTCGATGATCTCGACGTAGTCGTTGTTGGGACCGAAAACGCAGTCGGCGCGGAGACGTTCGTCGAGCTCCCCCTCGAGTTCGAGGAGATCACCGATCGGATCCGCTTTGGCCTCGAGGGAGCCCTAGAACAGGGCGTGATCGAGGGCGGTGATGACCTCGCGTGTGCGACGAGCGTCTTCAGCGATGGGATCGATACGGTTTCTCGAGTTCGGGCGGACATAGAGACGCAGACGGGAATTTACGATCTGTTCGTCAAATCCCGGGCGGACCCGGAGGTCGTCAAGGCGGTCCTCGAGTTGGCGATCGAACTGGGACAGAAGGGCCAGAAGGGGAAGCCCGTGGGTGCGCTGTTCATCGTCGGCGACGCGGGGAAGGTGATGAACAAGTCCCGTCCACTTTCCTACAACCCTTTCGAGAAGTCCCACGTCCACGTCGGCGATCCGATCGTGAACGTCATGCTGAAGGAGTTCTCACGTCTCGACGGCGCGTTTATCATCTCCGATGCAGGCAAGATCGTCTCGGCGTATCGCTACCTTGAGCCGTCCGCAGAGGGGATCGACATTCCGAAGGGGTTGGGTGCGCGACACATGTCTGGCGCTGCGATCACGCGGGATACGAACGCGATCTCGATCGTCCTCTCCGAGAGTGACGGTCTCGTCCGGGCGTTCAAGGCCGGTGAACTTATCCTGGAGGTCGATCCGGAGGCGTACTGA
- a CDS encoding transcription initiation factor IIB family protein — protein sequence MHSARDRIEYEPWLEDLSEIAERLELSTEARSCAVDLFLTDVPSSDRSKQAVLAASLYAGSLVAGDGRTQGAVAEAADVSRLSIQSRWKELLESAGLEPPRW from the coding sequence ATGCATAGCGCCCGCGATCGCATCGAGTACGAACCGTGGCTTGAGGATCTCTCCGAGATCGCCGAGCGCCTGGAGCTCTCAACGGAGGCGCGATCGTGTGCGGTCGATCTCTTCCTCACTGACGTTCCTTCGTCCGATCGCTCGAAGCAAGCGGTCCTAGCCGCCAGCCTCTATGCCGGCTCGCTCGTCGCCGGTGACGGCCGCACACAGGGTGCGGTCGCCGAGGCTGCAGACGTCTCTCGACTGTCGATCCAATCGCGCTGGAAGGAGTTGCTCGAGTCGGCCGGCCTCGAGCCGCCACGCTGGTAA
- a CDS encoding phosphopantetheine adenylyltransferase codes for MDVALGGTFDPVHDGHRRLFERAFELGDVTVGLTSDELAPKTRDVDRRVRSYDERKADLESELETIAADHDREFEVRMLESPTGIATEPQFDYLVVSPETREGGERINEIRRERGHDPLEVVVVPHVLADDGDIISSTRVVSGEIDEHGNVIDDD; via the coding sequence ATGGACGTCGCGCTTGGTGGGACCTTCGACCCCGTTCATGACGGCCACCGGCGGCTGTTCGAACGGGCGTTCGAACTCGGAGACGTGACGGTCGGGTTGACCAGCGACGAACTCGCGCCGAAGACACGGGACGTCGACCGACGAGTCCGATCGTACGACGAACGGAAAGCGGACCTCGAGTCCGAACTCGAGACGATCGCGGCTGATCACGACCGCGAGTTCGAAGTCAGGATGCTCGAATCGCCGACGGGAATCGCGACTGAACCGCAGTTCGACTACTTGGTCGTCTCGCCGGAGACCCGCGAGGGCGGCGAGCGGATCAACGAAATCCGCCGCGAACGGGGCCACGATCCGCTCGAGGTCGTCGTCGTTCCGCACGTCCTCGCCGACGACGGCGACATCATCTCGAGTACGCGGGTCGTCAGCGGTGAAATCGACGAACACGGAAACGTCATCGACGACGACTGA
- a CDS encoding PQQ-binding-like beta-propeller repeat protein — translation MSEHAADRREDGSERTVSVADSDRTSRETDGARVTRRRLLCAAGTAGTIGLAGCAGRRYRSPSDCSAVAAAAETADGYVPLPADEDISMFRRGLRRYGYYPDETVPSDVRVDWSFPTNRIGHTAAKSTPRPTPDGETILVASDTGRIDAVTPSGERRWRIDTGASRSLGFHGTPAIVDGTAYIGGYDGDCYAVDIDSGDVIWRTSAREFGGAIAIGSSPAYIDGNLYLLAEYSDPASGTLWELDAATGNPTWSDDRLWGMPHPSPAIDCETGRLVTGSNDGVVYCWEFPSLEFAWSFQASGEGGPDGEPMADGRFNLGAQIKGTIPTYDGAAFVGSWDSHFYRLNLADGSEEWSFETGNIVMSNPAIDPQQGVIYIGSDDHHVYALDTETGDELWSADVGGRVIGSITATAETILVGSYDTHLYALDRATGDRRWRVENRGHVTSGAIPQGDRIYYAERGIFSNYYDDDEETVLEKPGRAYCLVPDE, via the coding sequence GTGAGCGAGCACGCCGCCGACCGTCGCGAAGACGGATCCGAGCGCACCGTCTCCGTTGCCGACTCCGATCGCACCAGTCGCGAAACCGACGGTGCTCGAGTTACCAGACGGCGGCTGCTCTGTGCTGCGGGGACTGCCGGAACGATCGGTCTCGCCGGCTGTGCTGGACGACGGTATCGGTCGCCATCGGACTGTTCCGCCGTCGCTGCCGCTGCCGAAACCGCAGACGGGTACGTCCCGCTGCCCGCGGACGAGGACATCTCGATGTTTCGGCGCGGACTGCGCCGCTACGGCTACTATCCGGACGAGACCGTTCCGTCCGACGTTCGCGTCGACTGGTCGTTCCCCACCAACCGTATCGGACACACGGCGGCCAAGTCGACGCCCCGACCGACGCCGGACGGCGAAACGATTCTCGTCGCGAGCGATACCGGCCGGATCGACGCCGTCACACCGAGTGGCGAGCGCCGCTGGCGTATCGATACCGGTGCCTCCAGAAGCCTCGGGTTTCATGGAACGCCGGCGATCGTCGACGGCACCGCCTATATCGGCGGCTACGACGGCGATTGCTACGCCGTCGATATCGACTCCGGCGACGTGATCTGGCGAACGTCCGCGCGCGAGTTCGGCGGCGCGATCGCGATCGGCTCGAGTCCCGCCTATATCGACGGCAACCTGTACCTGCTCGCCGAGTACAGCGATCCCGCCAGCGGCACGCTCTGGGAGCTCGACGCCGCGACCGGGAATCCGACCTGGAGCGACGACCGCCTCTGGGGGATGCCCCACCCCTCGCCGGCGATCGACTGCGAGACCGGTCGGCTCGTAACCGGGTCGAACGACGGCGTCGTCTACTGCTGGGAGTTCCCCTCCCTCGAGTTCGCCTGGTCGTTTCAGGCCAGCGGCGAGGGCGGCCCCGACGGCGAACCGATGGCAGATGGCCGATTCAATCTCGGCGCACAGATCAAGGGGACGATCCCGACCTACGACGGCGCGGCGTTCGTCGGCTCCTGGGACAGCCACTTCTACCGGCTCAACCTCGCGGACGGCAGCGAGGAGTGGTCGTTCGAGACCGGAAATATCGTCATGTCGAATCCGGCGATCGATCCCCAGCAGGGGGTCATCTACATCGGGAGCGACGACCACCACGTGTACGCGCTCGATACCGAGACCGGCGACGAACTGTGGTCGGCGGACGTCGGCGGTCGCGTCATCGGATCGATAACCGCGACGGCCGAGACGATCCTCGTCGGCTCCTACGATACGCACCTGTACGCCCTCGACCGGGCGACCGGCGACCGGCGCTGGCGAGTCGAAAACCGCGGCCACGTCACCAGCGGTGCGATCCCGCAGGGCGACCGGATCTACTACGCCGAGCGCGGCATCTTCTCGAACTACTACGACGATGACGAGGAGACGGTGCTTGAGAAGCCCGGCCGCGCCTACTGTCTCGTTCCGGATGAATGA
- a CDS encoding 30S ribosomal protein S8e, producing the protein MQDQGRSTRKRTGGRLKNVRKRRKNELGRLPTETEVGEQRFRTVDARGNVTKTRALSTDVASVNKGDETVSAEIEDVVENDANPNYIRRNIITKGAVIETSEGQARVTSRPGQTGQVNAVLLD; encoded by the coding sequence ATGCAAGATCAGGGACGCTCTACGCGCAAACGAACCGGTGGCCGACTGAAGAACGTTCGAAAACGACGCAAGAACGAACTCGGTCGCCTCCCGACCGAGACGGAGGTCGGCGAACAGCGATTCCGGACCGTCGACGCTCGCGGAAACGTCACGAAGACCCGAGCGCTCTCGACGGACGTCGCGAGCGTCAACAAGGGCGACGAGACGGTCTCCGCGGAGATCGAGGACGTCGTCGAGAACGACGCTAACCCGAACTACATCCGCCGGAACATCATCACGAAGGGAGCCGTCATCGAGACGAGCGAGGGGCAAGCCCGCGTCACCTCCCGTCCCGGACAGACCGGTCAGGTCAACGCCGTACTCCTCGATTAA
- a CDS encoding aldo/keto reductase, with amino-acid sequence MEYTRLGETGLDISRLCLGCMNFGTDQPWMVHDREQAHAVIDRALELGITFFDTANVYSSGESEEILGNALADADRDRSELVVATKVYGRMHEGPNGQGLSRKHVLEQADASLDRLGTGSIDLYQIHRWDDETPIKETLSALDRLVEVGKVRYVGASTMPAWKLMKALHAADVDNYERFVSMQCEYNLVDRHEEANVLPLCADQDIGVIPWSPLAGGFLTGKYERDEEPDSGRAATDEFMQKRFTEANWDVLEQVRDIADAHDATPAQVSLAWLLHKDTVDAPIVGPRTIAHLEDTAGALDVTLSDGELERLEDPITPVWNPDIGDV; translated from the coding sequence ATGGAGTACACGCGCCTCGGTGAGACGGGACTGGACATCTCTCGGCTCTGCCTCGGCTGTATGAACTTCGGGACCGACCAGCCCTGGATGGTCCACGACCGCGAGCAGGCCCACGCGGTGATCGATCGCGCGCTCGAGCTCGGCATCACCTTCTTCGATACGGCAAACGTCTACTCGAGCGGTGAGAGTGAGGAAATCCTCGGAAACGCCCTCGCCGATGCGGACCGAGACCGGTCGGAACTCGTCGTCGCGACGAAGGTATACGGTCGGATGCATGAGGGACCGAACGGACAGGGCCTCTCCCGTAAACATGTGCTCGAACAGGCCGATGCCAGCCTCGATCGGCTGGGAACCGGCTCCATCGACCTCTATCAGATCCACCGCTGGGACGACGAGACGCCGATCAAGGAGACGCTCTCGGCGCTCGACCGGCTCGTCGAGGTGGGCAAAGTACGGTACGTCGGCGCAAGCACGATGCCGGCCTGGAAACTGATGAAGGCACTGCACGCGGCCGACGTCGACAACTACGAGCGCTTCGTCTCGATGCAGTGTGAGTACAACCTCGTCGACCGCCACGAAGAGGCGAACGTGTTGCCGCTGTGTGCCGACCAAGACATCGGGGTTATTCCGTGGTCGCCGCTGGCCGGCGGCTTCCTGACCGGGAAATACGAACGGGACGAGGAGCCGGACTCAGGCCGTGCCGCGACGGATGAATTCATGCAGAAACGGTTCACCGAGGCGAACTGGGACGTTCTCGAGCAGGTCCGTGATATCGCCGACGCCCACGATGCGACGCCGGCACAAGTGTCGCTCGCCTGGTTGCTCCACAAAGATACCGTCGACGCACCGATCGTCGGCCCGCGGACGATCGCCCACCTCGAGGATACTGCCGGCGCACTCGACGTTACTCTCAGTGATGGGGAACTCGAACGACTGGAGGATCCGATCACGCCCGTCTGGAACCCCGATATTGGGGACGTGTGA
- the tnpA gene encoding IS200/IS605 family transposase, with protein MKTTRHATYNLNYHIVWSPKYRQSVFVNEVADRVRNILHEIADEKGVEILDITVQPDHIHLFVSSPPKHAPSLLANWFKGISSRKYNHRYADNESEKIRWARGYYAGTAGNVSSETVQDYIQRQQNS; from the coding sequence ATGAAGACTACACGGCACGCGACCTACAACCTCAACTACCACATCGTGTGGTCGCCGAAGTACCGCCAGTCGGTATTCGTCAACGAGGTCGCTGACCGTGTGCGAAACATCCTCCACGAAATCGCTGACGAGAAGGGAGTAGAGATACTCGACATAACCGTCCAACCCGACCACATCCATCTGTTCGTCAGTAGCCCGCCGAAACACGCTCCCTCGCTTCTCGCTAACTGGTTCAAGGGAATTTCCTCGCGGAAATATAACCACCGCTACGCCGATAACGAGAGTGAGAAGATTCGATGGGCGCGAGGCTACTACGCAGGGACGGCGGGGAACGTCTCCAGCGAAACGGTTCAGGACTACATCCAGCGTCAACAGAACTCATGA